One stretch of Hemibagrus wyckioides isolate EC202008001 linkage group LG01, SWU_Hwy_1.0, whole genome shotgun sequence DNA includes these proteins:
- the LOC131358811 gene encoding uncharacterized protein LOC131358811: MATKQHFWSDSETTFMLDEMKDLNILQLLDGRKYRNGDMFKKLSDKMALAGYTRSVEQIRTRWKVLRQSYFRAKRQSSSSSSSVVVSPVDCPYFDTLEDLLGPIHFSATEGSGVDVGFQELTPSQTVEDVASSLSSPEGVEDTETQDIHVEVESAHLVQSAPQQRLTGSKIRKKRRRVDQDHYSFLENLQRQHQTWLVSQMQQQQERDERFISSLMEANAQATERVVSLMLDGLQKMITPNVNSPHRSTALHHPAQNGISSPRPLIKNEDFEDYETG; encoded by the exons ATGGCGACAAAGCAGCATTTTTGGAGCGATAGTGAGACAACTTTCATGCTTGACGAAATGAAAGATTTGAATATTCTTCAGCTTCTCGACGGGAGGAAATACAGGAACGGAGACATGTTTAAGAAGCTGTCAGATAAGATGGCCTTGGCAGGTTATACACGGAGTGTGGAGCAGATCCGCACTCGATGGAAAGTCCTGCGGCAGTCTTATTTCAGAGCTAAGAGGcagagcagcagcagtagcagcagtgtGGTAGTAAGCCCGGTGGACTGCCCTTATTTCGACACACTCGAAGATCTTTTAGGTCCCATCCACTTCTCAGCCACAGAGGGAAGCGGAGTGGATGTAGGGTTCCAGGAGCTAACTCCAAGCCAAACAGTGGAGGATGTGgcctcatcactatcatcaccag AGGGTGTtgaagacacagagacacaagaTATCCATGTGGAAGTTGAATCAGCTCACCTCGTACAATCAGCACCTCAGCAACGCCTCACTG gttcAAAAATCAGGAAAAAGAGGCGCAGGGTTGATCAAGACCACTACAGCTTCCTGGAGAATTTGCAAAGACAGCATCAGACTTGGCTGGTAAGCCAGATGCAGCAGCAACAGGAGCGTGATGAACGTTTTATTTCATCTCTTATGGAGGCCAATGCACAGGCTACAGAACGGGTTGTTTCTTTAATGCTCGATGGACTGCAGAAGATGATAACTCCGAACGTGAACAGCCCACATCGTTCTACAGCACTGCACCATCCTGCTCAAAATGGAATTTCAAGTCCTCGACCATTGATAAAGAATGAAGACTTTGAGGACTATGAGACAGGGTAG